The following proteins are co-located in the Triticum aestivum cultivar Chinese Spring chromosome 1A, IWGSC CS RefSeq v2.1, whole genome shotgun sequence genome:
- the LOC123046847 gene encoding vacuolar-sorting protein BRO1: protein MAANVMLAIHEKKAAAVDLYRPLRQYIASAYSERDAATADDDLCAVRDLRAAAVESPSLPDSSSLEQRRAALLAYARALALVEPRFPISPDRAHVHSLSFTWHDAFKTNKKVGLPSVHLEKAAVLFNLGAVYSQIALAADRTTDVGIRTACGAFQSAAGAFAWLRESGVAAKAVAAGATTVDVTPDCAAMLEKLMLAQAQECFFEKVIAGGKPPALCSKVARQVGVFYEEAYAALCAPPLSQHFDRTWVSHVQLKAAQFYADACYRFSLDLHQQEEIAQEIARLKIGMNALADAKKAAKGVAAPLLDSVNKLESNMKTNLDRAMKENNSVYLMRVPEAGTLGALPAASLVKSTSLAEVLDASNERLFSSLVPDGSMKALSKYTEMVDDIIRTQAEKLQQSSEITRVRLKEMDLPDSILSLEGNVSIPADLKEDVEAVQISGGPAGLEAELQQLRDLNRVNQELLVQTEEMLQKEASEDAQFRTQFGSRWTRPQSSTLTKNIQDRLNLFAGNLKKAAASDALIERDVKESYPLMSILDRRPIESALPSISRPIMSLDGNEDAIVGALKQSLRQLESLGAQRAGLEDHLKEMKRKDDILPKLMAGVGAHDDLFRKEIAKYDPICAEIADNIVAQEQLLLQIQEQNAQFAAVFNLDDYKVARERCYKQIAAAVAKYQAIKKNMNDGLNFYVSLQDATGKIQQQCSDFIMTRNIQCREMIEDVQRKLAGFNLSSSSHNTNTPRSSSVPPDQHSPPPSHAPHAQSSYGAPPGGDPRPVYSQPESRPPYSQPYPTYGAPPQQPPYGAAHPGQYQQHPQQHQPPPGHDYGQPAYPGWRGPYYNGQQPQPQQPGPYPQAPYSAPGAYPPHHQSNYYRPQ, encoded by the exons ATGGCGGCCAACGTCATGCTGGCGATCCACGAGAAGAAGGCCGCGGCCGTCGACCTCTACCGCCCGCTCCGCCAGTACATCGCCTCCGCCTACTCCGAGCGCGACGcggccaccgccgacgacgacctcTGCGCCGTGCGCGACCTCCGCGCCGCGGCCGTCGAGAGCCCCTCCCTCCCGGACTCCTCCTCCCTCGAGCAGCGCCGCGCCGCGCTCCTGGCCTACGCCCGCGCGCTCGCCCTCGTCGAGCCCCGCTTCCCCATCTCCCCCGACCGCGCCCACGTCCACTCCCTCTCCTTCACCTGGCACGACGCCTTCAAGACCAACAAGAAGGTCGGCCTGCCCTCCGTCCACCTCGAGAAGGCCGCCGTGCTCTTCAACCTCGGCGCCGTCTACTCGCAGATCGCGCTCGCCGCCGATCGCACCACCGACGTCGGGATCAGGACCGCGTGTGGCGCGTTCCAGAGCGCCGCGGGGGCCTTTGCCTGGCTCAGGGAGAGTGGGGTCGCTGCCAAGGCCGTCGCCGCGGGGGCCACCACCGTCGATGTCACGCCCGACTGCGCGGCCATGCTGGAGAAACTCATGCTGGCACAGGCGCAGGAGtgcttctttgagaaggtcatagctGGTGGGAAGCCGCCCGCGCTATGCTCCAAGGTGGCGCGCCAG GTGGGCGTATTCTACGAAGAAGCTTATGCAGCTCTCTGTGCACCTCCTCTTAGTCAGCACTTTGACAGGACATGGGTTTCTCATGTCCAGCTCAAGGCAGCTCAATTCTATGCTGATGCTTGCTATAGGTTTTCATTGGATCTTCATCAGCAAGAAGAAATTGCTCAGGAAATTGCACGCCTAAAGATTGGAATGAACGCCTTGGCTGATGCCAAGAAGGCAGCTAAGGGAGTTGCTGCGCCACTTCTGGATTCTGTTAATAAGCTGGAGAGTAACATGAAAACCAACTTGGATAGGGCCATGAAGGAGAACAATAGTGTTTATCTGATGCGGGTTCCTGAGGCGGGTACTTTGGGAGCTCTGCCTGCAGCTTCCCTTGTAAAATCTACTTCTTTGGCTGAAGTTctagatgctagcaatgagaggctTTTTTCATCACTTGTGCCTGATGGCAGCATGAAGGCCCTTTCTAAGTACACAGAGATGGTAGATGATATCATTCGGACCCAGGCAGAGAAACTTCAGCAATCTAGTGAGATCACTAGAGTTAGGCTGAAGGAAATGGACTTGCCTGATTCTATTCTATCATTGGAAGGTaatgtcagcatacctgcagatctGAAGGAAGATGTTGAGGCTGTGCAGATAAGCGGTGGCCCCGCTGGCTTGGAAGCTGAGTTGCAGCAGCTTAGAGATTTGAATAGGGTCAATCAGGAGTTGCTTGTTCAGACTGAAGAGATGCTGCAGAAGGAGGCAAGTGAAGATGCTCAATTCCGGACGCAATTCGGAAGTCGTTGGACTAGGCCTCAATCAAGCACCCTAACAAAGAACATTCAAGACCGATTGAATCTTTTTGCTGGTAATCTTAAAAAAGCGGCTGCGAGTGATGCTTTGATCGAACGAGATGTGAAGGAGAGCTACCCCTTGATGTCTATTCTTGACAGAAGACCG ATAGAGTCTGCACTACCAAGTATTTCAAGGCCTATCATGTCCTTGGATGGGAATGAAGATGCTATCGTTGGAGCCCTTAAACAAAGCTTG AGGCAACTGGAATCTCTTGGTGCACAAAGGGCAGGCCTTGAAGACCATCTCAAGGAAATGAAGAGAAAG GATGATATACTCCCTAAGTTGATGGCTGGTGTTGGAGCACATGATGATCTTTTTAGGAAGGAGATTGCGAAGTACGATCCTATCTGTGCTGAAATTGCTGATAACATTGTAGCACAGGAACAATTATTGTTGCAAATACAG GAACAAAATGCGCAATTTGCTGCTGTATTCAATCTAGATGATTACAAAG TTGCTCGTGAGAGATGTTACAAGCAAATTGCTGCAGCTGTTGCTAAATACCAGGCAATTAAGAAGAACATGAATGACGGCCTAAATTTTTACGTGTCTTTACAG GATGCAACCGGCAAGATACAACAGCAGTGCAGTGACTTCATAATGACGCGGAACATCCAATGCCGTGAAATGATCGAGGACGTGCAAAGAAAGTTAGCAGGTTTCAACTTGTCATCTTCCAGCCACAACACTAACACGCCGAGGAGCTCTTCCGTTCCACCGGATCAGCACAGTCCACCACCGTCACATGCACCTCATGCTCAGTCCTCGTACGGTGCTCCACCTGGGGGTGACCCGAGGCCAGTTTACTCCCAACCAGAGTCAAGACCTCCGTACTCGCAGCCATACCCCACCTATGGTGCGCCACCGCAGCAGCCTCCATATGGCGCAGCACACCCTGGTCAGTACCAGCAGCACCCGCAGCAGCATCAGCCACCTCCTGGCCATGACTATGGCCAACCAGCGTATCCCGGGTGGCGCGGGCCGTACTACAATGGGCAGCAGCCACAGCCGCAGCAACCAGGGCCGTATCCACAAGCACCGTACAGTGCCCCAGGCGCGTACCCTCCTCATCACCAGAGCAACTACTACAGGCCTCAATGA